The Erythrobacter sp. HL-111 DNA segment CCCCGGCGGCGAAGAACATGTAGCCCAATTGCGAGCAGGTCGAATAGGCGATCACCCGCTTGATGTCCCACTGCGTCGTCCCGATCGTCGCGGCGAAGAAGCAGGTCGCGGCGCCCACGACCGTCACGATGGCGAGCGCGGTCGGCGCGGTCTCGAACATGGGCGACAGGCGGCAGACCATGAACACGCCCGCCGTCACCATGGTCGCGGCGTGGATCAGCGCGGAAACCGGCGTCGGCCCCTCCATCGCGTCGGGCAGCCAGGTGTGCAGGCCAAGCTGCGCGGACTTGCCCATCGCCCCGATGAACAACAGGATGCACAGGATATCCATCGTGTAGAAACGAAAGCCGAGAAATCCGATGGTCGATCCGCTCATCGCCGGGGCGGCTGCAAGGATTTCGGGGATCGAGGTCGTGTTGAACACGAGGAACGTGCCGAAGATGCCGAGCATGAAGCCGAGATCGCCCACGCGGTTGACCACGAAAGCCTTGATCGCCGCCGCGCCCGCGCTGGGCTTCCTGAAATAGAACCCGATCAGCAGGTAGCTCGCAAGGCCCACCCCTTCCCATCCGAAGAACATCTGGACGAGGTTGTCGGCGGTCACCAGCATCAGCATGGCGAAGGTGAACAGCGACAGATAGGCGAAGAAGCGCGGCTGGCTGTCGTCCTCCTCCATGTAGCCCCAGGAATAGAGGTGGACGAGCGCCGAGACCGAATTGATGACGACCAGCATCACCGCGGTCAGCGCATCGACCCGCAGCGCCCAGTCGAAGCTCATGTCGCCCGACTGCACCCATTTGAGCACCGGCACGACACGCTCCGTCTCGCTCCCGTCAAGAAAGCCGAGGAAGATCGGCCACGACAGCGCGGCGGACACGAACAGCGCGCCCGTCGTCACGGTCTTGGCCGCGACGTTGCCGATTGCGCGGTTGCCGAACCCCGCGACGATCGCGGCCAGCAGCGGCAGGAAGACGATGATGAGGATCGATTGCACCGGCGATTATCCCTTCATCCGGTTCACGTCGTCGACCGCGATCGTGCCGTGGCCGCGGAAGTAGATGAAGAGGATCGCAAGCCCGATCGCCGCCTCGGCCGCCGCGACGGTCAGCACCAGCATGGCGAAGACCTGCCCGACGAGATCGCCCATGAAGGCGCTGAATGCGACGAGGTTGATGTTCACCGCGAGCAGGATCAGCTCGATCGCCATCAGGATCACGATCACGTTCTTGCGATTGAGGAATATCCCCAGCACGCCCAGCACGAACAGGATCGCGCCCACGGTGAGATAATGCTCGATGCCGATCACAGCTCGACCCCTTTCCCGTATTCCGGGTTCTTCATGACGGTTGCATCTTCCGGTCGGCGCGCGATCTGCCTGCCGACGTTCTGGCGGCCGCGCGCGCCGGGCTTCGGCGGCTGGAAAGTGAGGACGATCGCCCCGATCATCGCGACGAGGAGGATGATCCCGGCGATCTCGAACAGCAGGATGTAATCGGTGTAGAGCAGCGCCCCCAGGGCCTCGATATTGCTCAGTCCGAGCGGCGCCGCCCGCGATCCGTCGGCCGTCCCGATCGCGATGCCGCCCGCGCCATAGGCCCCGACCACCAGCAGCAGTTCGGCAAGCAGGATCACCGCCACCGCCACGCCCAGCGGCAGATTGCGGATGAAGCCTGCGCGCATGGAGGCGAAATCGATGTCGAGCATCATGACGACGAACAGGAACAGCACCGCGACCGCGCCGACATAGACGATCACCAGCAGCATCGCGATGAATTCCGCGCCCACCAGCACCATCAGCCCCGCCGCGTTGAAAAAGGCGAGGATCAGCCACAGCACCGAATGGACCGGGTTGCGCGACAGGACCACGAACACCGCGCTCGCGATCACCACGGCGGCGAAGAGATAGAAGGCTAGGACCTGTATCATGATGCTTGTGGCCGCCCCTCCCCCGCGCCCGGCGCGGAGCATGGCAAGGCGGCGATCTGATCCCTTGTTAGTATCCCCTTCCCGGCAAGGGACAGGGGCGAGCGGAGACTCGCAAGAAGCCTCCTCGTCGTGAATTTCGCGATGCCCCTAGCGGTAGGGTGCGTCCGCTTCAAGATTGGCCGCGATGGCCCTTTCCCATTTGTCACCGTTCGCAAGCAGCTTGGCCTTGTCGTAGAGCAGCTCCTCGCGGGTTTCGGTGGAATATTCGAAGTTCGGACCCTCGACGATGGCATCGACCGGGCAGGCCTCCTGGCAGAAACCGCAATAGATGCACTTGGTCATGTCGATGTCGTACCGTGTGGTGCGGCGGCTGCCGTCCTCGCGCGGCTCGCTCTCGATCGTGATCGCCTGCGCGGGGCACACCGCCTCGCACAGCTTGCAGGCGATGCAGCGCTCTTCGCCGTTCGGGTAGCGGCGCAGCGCGTGTTCGCCGCGAAAACGCGGGGAAAGCGGCGACTTCTCGAAGGGATAGTTGATCGTCACCTTGGGCTTGAAGAAATACTTCAAGGTCAGCGTGTGAGCCTTGAGGAATTCCCAGAGGGTGAAGGACTTGAGGAGTTGGGTTGCGGTGGTCATGACTGGCCTCTCACGGCGACGGGCCGTGCAGGGTGGTTGATTGCGAGTTCAGCGGGGGCGGCGGCGGGGGCCTCCTCGCTCAGGATCGACTTCCGCTCGAAATGCCCCGTCGCCATCAGGTAGCCGCTGATCAGAGCGACGAAGAGCAGGCTCATCGGGAGGAAGATCTTCCACCCGAGCCGCATCAGCTGGTCGTAGCGGTAGCGCGGCACGGTCGCCCAGATCCAGCTGAACATGAAGAAGAAGGCGAAGGTCTTGAGCAGGAACCAGAAGATGCCCGGGATCGCGTAGAGCGGCGCCCAGTCGATCGGCGGCAGCCACCCGCCCCAGAACAGCAGGGTGTTGAGCGAGCACATCAGCAGGATGTTGGCATATTCGCCGAGCCAGAACAGGGCAAAGGCCATGCTCGAATATTCGGTCTGGTAGCCCGCGACGAGCTCGCTTTCCGCCTCGGTCAGGTCGAAGGGCGCGCGCGCCGTCTCGGCCAGCGCCGAGATGAAGAACACCACCCACATCGGGAACAGCAGCGGGTGCACCACGAAACCGTTGATGATGCCGAGCCCGAAGCCCTGCTGCGCCATCACGATCCCGGTCATGTTGAAGGTGCCCGCGAACAGCACCACGCACACGAGGATGAACCCGATCGAGACCTCGTAGGAAATCATCTGCGCCGCCGCGCGCATGGCGGAGAAGAACGGGTACTTGGAGTTCGACGCCCACCCGCTCATCACCACGCCGTAGACGCCCAGTGACGAGATCGCGAGGATGTAGAGCAGGCCCACGTTGATGTCCGCGACCACCCAGCCCGCATCGAACGGCACCACCGCCCAGGCGGCGAGCGCGACGGTGAAGGTGACGATCGGCGCGAGCAGGAAGATGCCCTTGTTCGCCGCGCTCGGAATGATGGTTTCCTGCAGGAACACTTTCAGCCCGTCGGCGAAGCTCTGCATCAGGCCGAACGGCCCGACCACGTTCGGACCTTTCCGCAGCATGATCGCACCCAGCACCTTGCGATCGACGAAGATCACCATGGCCACCGAGAACATCACGAGCAGCGAAATGATGAGGATCGCGGCGAAGGTGCCGATGGTCCAGGCCCATTCGTAGGACAGGCCGAGCGATTGGAAGAAATCGGTCACTCCGCCGCCTCCTTGACCTCGTCGGCGTGCAGCAGTTCGGCCGAGCAGCGCTGCATCACCGCGCTCGCGCGGGCGATCGGGTTGGTGAGGTAGAAATCCCTGATCGGATAGGCCTCGATCACGCCTTCCGCCTTCGCGTTCGTGTCGGGCTTGGGAAGCTCGCCGTAATCGGCCAGCCCCTCTTCGCCGAGCGCGGGCACTTCGCGCATCATTGCCATCTGCAATTCTTCGAAACTGTCGAAACCGACAGAGACGCCCAGCGCATCGGCGAGCGCGCGCAGGATCGTCCAGTCCTCGCGCGCATCGCCGGGCGCGAAGACGGCCTTTTCGGCGAACTGCACGCGGCCTTCGGTGTTGACATAGGTCCCGTCCTTTTCGGCATAGCTTGCCGCCGGCAGGATGATGTCCGCCGCATGGGCGCCGCGGTCGCCGTGGTGGCCGATGTAGACCTTCAGGGAGTCGGCGAAAGGTTCGTAATCCATCTCGTCCGCACCGAGGCTGAGCAGCACCTTCGGCTGCGCTGCCGCAAGATCGGCCATGCCGCCTTCGCGCGCGAAGCCGAGCATCAGCGAACCCATCCGCGCCGCCGCCATGTGCAGCACGTTGAACCCGTTCCAGGGGCTGCCATCCTCGAGCACGCGCACCAGCTTGAACTTGTCGACCAGCTTGAGCGCGGGGGCGAGCGCGCCCTTCGCCAGAGCCGCCCCGCCGAGGATTACCGCCGGACGCTTCGCCGCCTTCATCGCATCGCCCAGCGCCTTGGGCAGGCGGTTCAGCACCTTGAGATCCGCGCCCAGCCATTCGGCCGCGAAGGTCGTGTCCCATTCCGGCCCGACGAGGAACACCTTCGCCCCCGCCTTCACCGCCTTGCGCAGGCGCGGGTGGACCAGCGCGGCCTCCCAGCGGATGTGACTGCCGACGATCAGGATGCAGTCGGCGGTCTCGATCCCCGCAAAGGTCGTGTTGAAATTGACCGCAGCAAGGTTCGACACGTCGTAGGTCATGCCGGTCTGCCGTCCTTCGACGAGGTCGGACCCGCACGCCCTCAGCAGCGACCTGGCCGCGAACATGGTCTCGCAATCGACCAGGTCGCCCGCGACAGCCGCGATGCTCGCCTTGTCGCTACCGAGATGGCCCGCGATCGCCTCGAACGCGTCGGACCAGCTGGCAGGCTGGAGCTTGCCGCCCTTGCGCATCCACACCCGGTCGAGCCGTCGCTTGACGAGACCATCGACCATGTAGCGGCCCTTGTCGGACAGCCATTCCTCGTTGACGTCGTCGTTGATCCGCGGAAGCGCGCGCATCACCTCGCGGCCCTTGGAGTGCAGCGAGATGTTCGCGCCGACCGCGTCCGACACGTCGATGGAGAGCGTGCGCTTCAATTCCCACGGCCGCGCTTCGAAGGCATAGGGGCGCGAAGTCAGCGCGCCGACCGGGCACAGGTCGATCACGTTCGCCGACAATTCGTGCGCCGCGGCCTTTTCGAGATAGGTCGTGATCTGCATGTCTTCGCCGCGATAGAGCGCGCCGATCTCGTCCACGCCCGCGATCTCTTCGGAGAAGCGCACGCAGCGGGTGCAGTGGATGCAGCGGGTCATGATCGTCTTGATCAGCGGCCCCATGTATTTCTCGGTCACGGCGCGCTTGTTCTCGCGCGTGTAGCGCGAGCCGCCGCGACCATAGGCCATCGCCTGGTCCTGCAGGTCGCATTCGCCGCCCTGGTCGCAGATCGGGCAATCGAGCGGGTGGTTGATGAGCAGGAACTCCATCACCCCTTCGCGCGCCTTCTTGACCATCATGGTGTCGGTGCGGATTTCCTGGTTCTCCGCCGCGGGCAGCGCGCAGGAGGCCTGCGGCTTGGGCGGCCCGGGCTTCACCTCGACGAGGCACATGCGGCAATTGCCGGCGATGCTGAGCCGTTCATGATAGCAGAAGCGCGGGATTTCCTTGCCCGCAAGCTCGCACGCCTGGAGGACCGTCGCGCCCGCCGGAACTTCGATTTCTACGCCGTCTACGGTGACCTTGGGCATTACTCGGCTGCCTCTTGGAATTGTGCGTTATGCTCGATGATCCGCCGCTCCAGCTCGGGCCGGAAATGCCGGATCAGCCCCTGGATCGGCCAGGCCGCCGCATCACCCAGCGCGCAGATCGTGTGGCCTTCGACCTGCTTGGTGACGTCGTGCAGCATGTCGATCTCCTCGATTGCCGCATCGCCCGTGCGAAGGCGCTCCATCACGCGCCACATCCAGCCCGTGCCTTCGCGGCAGGGGGTGCACTGGCCGCAGCTTTCGTGCTTGTAGAAATAGCTGATCCGGCTGATCGCGCGCACGATGTCGGTCGACTTGTCCATGACGATCACCGCCGCCGTGCCGAGGCCGGAGCCCAGTTCCTTGAGCCCGTCGAAATCCATCGGCGCGTCCATGATCTGCTCGGCCGGCACCAGCGGGACCGAGGAACCGCCCGGGATCACCGCGAGGAGGTTGTCCCACCCCCCGCGAATGCCGCCGCAATGCTTCTCGATCAGCTCGCGGAAGGGAATGCTCATCGCTTCCTCGACCACGCAGGGCTTTTCGACATGGCCGGAGATCTGGAACAGTTTGGTCCCGGCGTTGTTCTCGCGCCCGAAACTGCTGAACCACGAGGCTCCGCGCCGCAGGATGGTCGGGACGACCGCGATGCTCTCGACATTGTTCACCGTCGTCGGGCAGCCATAGAGGCCCGCGCCCGCCGGGAACGGGGGCTTGAGGCGCGGCTGGCCCTTCTTGCCTTCGAGGCTTTCGATCATCGCGGTCTCTTCGCCGCAGATGTATGCGCCCGCGCCGCGGTGCATGAACACGTCGAAATCATAGCCCGACCCGCAGGCGTTCCTGCCGATCAGCCCGGCGTCATAAGCCTGGTCGATCGCTGCCTGGAGCGTTTCGGCCTCGCGGATGTATTCGCCGCGAATGTAGATGTAGGCCGCCCGCGCGCGCATCGCGAAACCGGCGACCAGCGCGCCTTCGACCAGCTTGTGCGGATCGTGGCGGATGATCTCGCGGTCCTTGCAGCTTCCGGGTTCGGATTCGTCGGCATTGATGACAAGGAAGCTCGGCCGGCCGTCCTTCGATTCCTTGGGCATGAAGGACCATTTGAGCCCCGTAGGGAAGCCCGCCCCGCCCCGGCCGCGCAGGCCCGATGCCTTGATCTCGTCGATGATCGCGTCCTGGCCGCGCTCGATCAAGGCCCTGGTGTCGTCCCAGTCGCCGCGCGCCTGCGCTGCTTTCAGGCCCCAGTCCTGGAAGCCGTAGACATTGGTGAAGATGCGGTCCTTATCGGCCAGCATTGTCGCCATTCCTTTCGCCGGCCGCCTCGGCGGCCCGTTTCTTCTCGGCCTTGATCCGCGCGAGCGAGGCTACCTGGAAGAACAGGCCCACGCCCATGAAGAAGATGCCGAGGTAAAGATCGCCGGTGGCCGAGAGATAGGCCCCGATGAAGAAGCAGATGATCCCGCCAAGCGCAAAAGCCAGGGTGCCGCCGTTCATCCGATCGCTCCCTGTTGGAAAAGCACGAAGAGCACGCCGAGGATCGCGATGACGACCCCGACGCGCACCAGCCCCATCAGCAGCTTGTAGGCGATGAACGCCAGCACCAGCGCACCGATGATCGAGACGATCTCCATGGATCACCATTCGCCCCGGTAATCATGGTTCTCGGTGACCATTTCCTTGAGCGTGGTCGGCCCGCCGACCGGCTCGGAGGTGTGACGCCCCGGCTCCTGCGTGCCCGCCTTGGGCTGCTCACCCGCGGCGAGCGCATCGAGCACGGCGTCGAGGCGTTCGGGCGTCAGGTCCTCGTAATTGTCGTCGTTGATCTGGACCATCGGCGCGGTCGCGCAATTGCCCATGCATTCGACTTCGGTGAGGGTCCAGAGGCCATCCTCGGACACCTCGCCCTTCACCATCCCGCGCTTCTTGCAGGCGGCGATGATGTCGTCGCTGCCGCGCAACATGCAGGGCGTGGTGCCGCACACCTGCACGTGGAATTTGCCGACGGGCTTGAGGTTGTACATGAAATAGAAGGTCGCGACCTCGAGCACGCGGATCACCGGCATGTCGAGATAGTTCGCCACGTATTCGATCACCGGCAGCGGCAGCCAGCCCTGCGTATCGGTCTCCGCGCCAACCTGCCGCTGGGCGAGATCGAGCAGCGGCATCACCGCCGAACGCTGGCGGCCTTCGGGATACTTGGCGATGTGCCAGTCGGCCTTTGTGCGGTTCTCGGGCGTCCATTCGAACGAGCCCCAGCGCGCGCGCAGTTCGGGCGTGTCGGGAGCGGGGGTGCGGTCAGCCACGGCGATCCCTCCAGATCGTCGCCCCGGACTTGATCCGGGGTCCCGCTGCCTTGGTGTACAGCGGAAAAAGAGCGGGATCCCGGATCAGGTCCGGGATGACGTTTGTGCGAAGGACAATCACCGGTCACACTCCCCGAACACCACGTCGATCGCGCCCAGAATGGCGGTCGCATCGGGCAGCATGTGGCCCTTGGACATCATGTCCATCGCCTGCAGGTGGCTGAACGCGGTCGGGCGGATCTTGCAGCGATACGGCTTGTTGGTGCCGTCGCTGACGAGATAGACGCCGAATTCGCCCTTGGGGCTTTCGGTCGCGACGTAAACCTCGCCCGCAGGCACGTGGAAGCCTTCGGTGTAGAGCTTGAAATGGTGGATGAGGCTTTCCATCGACTGCTTCATCTCGCCGCGCTTGGGCGGGACCACCTTGCTGTTTTCCGCCGCGATCGGCCCGCCCGGCATCTGCGCGAGGCATTGCCTGATGATCTTCGCGCTCTCGCGCACTTCCTTCACCCGGACCATGAAGCGGTCGTAGCAGTCGGAATTGGTGCCTACGGGCACGTCGAAATCCATCCGCTCGTAGACATCGTAGGGCTGCGACTTGCGCAGGTCCCACGGGATGCCCGCCGCACGGATCATCGGGCCGGAAAAGCCCCACGCGACCGCATCCTCGCGGCTGACCACGGCAATATCGACATTGCGCTGCTTGAAGATGCGGTTGTCGAGCACGAGGCTCATCGCATCGTCGAAGAGCTGGAAGAAGCGGTTGTCGAGCCAGTCGCCGATATCGACCAGCAGTTTTTCCGGCACGTCCTGGTGCACGCCGCCAGGGCGGAACCAGGCGGAGTGCATCCGCGCGCCGCTCGCCCGCTCGAAGAAGTTCATGCAGTCTTCGCGCAGGTCCATGATCCACAGGTTCGGCGTGAACGCACCCACGTCGAGCACGTGCGCGCCCATGTTGAGCATGTGGTTCGAAATGCGGGTCAGCTCAGCGAACAGGACGCGCAGATACTGCGCGCGTTCGGGCACCTCGAGATTGAGAAGCTTCTCGATCGCGAGGACGTAGGAGTGCTCCATGCACAGCGGCGAGCAATAGTCGAGCCGGTCGAAATAGGGCAGCGCCTGGAGGTAGGTCTTGTGCTCGATCAGCTTCTCGGTGCCGCGATGGAGCAGGCCGATATGCGGGTCGATCCGCTCGATCACCTCGCCGTCCAGCTCCATCACCATCCGCAGCACGCCGTGCGCGGCCGGGTGCTGGGGACCGAAATTGATCGTGTAATTGGTGATGACGTCGCCTTCGGTGGTCGGCGACTTTTCGATCTCGATGCTCATTGGTCGCTGCCTTCGGGCCTGGTCGCGCCCTTCGTCCCGCGCACGTTGCTCCCGGACGGAGCGCGATCCGGGCTGTCCTCGGTGGGGTCTGGAGCGCCCGGCGCGCCGTTGCCGTCCTTCATCTTCGGCGGAGCGGCCTCGGTGCCCTCGGCCGCCTTCGCGTTCGCTCGCGGCCCCGCGCCTGTATCGGCCGGTTTTTCGGTGGTCTTGGGATCCTTGACCGGCGGCTTGACCTCGTCGGCGAGCGGGGGCTGCTGCGCCTTTTCATCGCCCGGAAGCTGGTAGTCCGCCCCTTCCCACGGCGAGAGGAAATCGAAGGTCCGCATGTCCTGCGCGAGGTCGACCGGCTCGTAGACCACCCGCTTCTCGTCCTCGGAATACCGCAGCTCGGTATAGCCGGTCATCGGGAAATCCTTGCGGAAGGGATGCCCTTCGAACCCGTAATCGGTCAGGATGCGGCGCAGATCTGGATTGCCCGCGAAGGTCACGCCGAACATGTCGAACACCTCGCGTTCGAGCCAGCCCGCATTGGGCCACAGCGTCGTGACGGTCGGAACCGGCGTCTCCTCGTCGGTCGAACACTTGACGATGATGCGGTGGTTCTTCGTCAGCGAAAGCAGCATGTAGACGACTTCGAAGCGTTC contains these protein-coding regions:
- the nuoI gene encoding NADH-quinone oxidoreductase subunit NuoI; amino-acid sequence: MTTATQLLKSFTLWEFLKAHTLTLKYFFKPKVTINYPFEKSPLSPRFRGEHALRRYPNGEERCIACKLCEAVCPAQAITIESEPREDGSRRTTRYDIDMTKCIYCGFCQEACPVDAIVEGPNFEYSTETREELLYDKAKLLANGDKWERAIAANLEADAPYR
- a CDS encoding NADH-quinone oxidoreductase subunit C — protein: MAVLHSAPRYASNEGVIDRIAETISVWLLDAREAHGELIFTVRREDIERVLRVLRDDHAYQQLMEIAGADYPQRPERFEVVYMLLSLTKNHRIIVKCSTDEETPVPTVTTLWPNAGWLEREVFDMFGVTFAGNPDLRRILTDYGFEGHPFRKDFPMTGYTELRYSEDEKRVVYEPVDLAQDMRTFDFLSPWEGADYQLPGDEKAQQPPLADEVKPPVKDPKTTEKPADTGAGPRANAKAAEGTEAAPPKMKDGNGAPGAPDPTEDSPDRAPSGSNVRGTKGATRPEGSDQ
- a CDS encoding NADH-quinone oxidoreductase subunit D, producing MSIEIEKSPTTEGDVITNYTINFGPQHPAAHGVLRMVMELDGEVIERIDPHIGLLHRGTEKLIEHKTYLQALPYFDRLDYCSPLCMEHSYVLAIEKLLNLEVPERAQYLRVLFAELTRISNHMLNMGAHVLDVGAFTPNLWIMDLREDCMNFFERASGARMHSAWFRPGGVHQDVPEKLLVDIGDWLDNRFFQLFDDAMSLVLDNRIFKQRNVDIAVVSREDAVAWGFSGPMIRAAGIPWDLRKSQPYDVYERMDFDVPVGTNSDCYDRFMVRVKEVRESAKIIRQCLAQMPGGPIAAENSKVVPPKRGEMKQSMESLIHHFKLYTEGFHVPAGEVYVATESPKGEFGVYLVSDGTNKPYRCKIRPTAFSHLQAMDMMSKGHMLPDATAILGAIDVVFGECDR
- the nuoK gene encoding NADH-quinone oxidoreductase subunit NuoK is translated as MIGIEHYLTVGAILFVLGVLGIFLNRKNVIVILMAIELILLAVNINLVAFSAFMGDLVGQVFAMLVLTVAAAEAAIGLAILFIYFRGHGTIAVDDVNRMKG
- a CDS encoding NADH-quinone oxidoreductase subunit J — its product is MIQVLAFYLFAAVVIASAVFVVLSRNPVHSVLWLILAFFNAAGLMVLVGAEFIAMLLVIVYVGAVAVLFLFVVMMLDIDFASMRAGFIRNLPLGVAVAVILLAELLLVVGAYGAGGIAIGTADGSRAAPLGLSNIEALGALLYTDYILLFEIAGIILLVAMIGAIVLTFQPPKPGARGRQNVGRQIARRPEDATVMKNPEYGKGVEL
- the nuoE gene encoding NADH-quinone oxidoreductase subunit NuoE — encoded protein: MADRTPAPDTPELRARWGSFEWTPENRTKADWHIAKYPEGRQRSAVMPLLDLAQRQVGAETDTQGWLPLPVIEYVANYLDMPVIRVLEVATFYFMYNLKPVGKFHVQVCGTTPCMLRGSDDIIAACKKRGMVKGEVSEDGLWTLTEVECMGNCATAPMVQINDDNYEDLTPERLDAVLDALAAGEQPKAGTQEPGRHTSEPVGGPTTLKEMVTENHDYRGEW
- the nuoG gene encoding NADH-quinone oxidoreductase subunit NuoG; translation: MPKVTVDGVEIEVPAGATVLQACELAGKEIPRFCYHERLSIAGNCRMCLVEVKPGPPKPQASCALPAAENQEIRTDTMMVKKAREGVMEFLLINHPLDCPICDQGGECDLQDQAMAYGRGGSRYTRENKRAVTEKYMGPLIKTIMTRCIHCTRCVRFSEEIAGVDEIGALYRGEDMQITTYLEKAAAHELSANVIDLCPVGALTSRPYAFEARPWELKRTLSIDVSDAVGANISLHSKGREVMRALPRINDDVNEEWLSDKGRYMVDGLVKRRLDRVWMRKGGKLQPASWSDAFEAIAGHLGSDKASIAAVAGDLVDCETMFAARSLLRACGSDLVEGRQTGMTYDVSNLAAVNFNTTFAGIETADCILIVGSHIRWEAALVHPRLRKAVKAGAKVFLVGPEWDTTFAAEWLGADLKVLNRLPKALGDAMKAAKRPAVILGGAALAKGALAPALKLVDKFKLVRVLEDGSPWNGFNVLHMAAARMGSLMLGFAREGGMADLAAAQPKVLLSLGADEMDYEPFADSLKVYIGHHGDRGAHAADIILPAASYAEKDGTYVNTEGRVQFAEKAVFAPGDAREDWTILRALADALGVSVGFDSFEELQMAMMREVPALGEEGLADYGELPKPDTNAKAEGVIEAYPIRDFYLTNPIARASAVMQRCSAELLHADEVKEAAE
- the nuoH gene encoding NADH-quinone oxidoreductase subunit NuoH, which gives rise to MTDFFQSLGLSYEWAWTIGTFAAILIISLLVMFSVAMVIFVDRKVLGAIMLRKGPNVVGPFGLMQSFADGLKVFLQETIIPSAANKGIFLLAPIVTFTVALAAWAVVPFDAGWVVADINVGLLYILAISSLGVYGVVMSGWASNSKYPFFSAMRAAAQMISYEVSIGFILVCVVLFAGTFNMTGIVMAQQGFGLGIINGFVVHPLLFPMWVVFFISALAETARAPFDLTEAESELVAGYQTEYSSMAFALFWLGEYANILLMCSLNTLLFWGGWLPPIDWAPLYAIPGIFWFLLKTFAFFFMFSWIWATVPRYRYDQLMRLGWKIFLPMSLLFVALISGYLMATGHFERKSILSEEAPAAAPAELAINHPARPVAVRGQS
- the nuoF gene encoding NADH-quinone oxidoreductase subunit NuoF codes for the protein MLADKDRIFTNVYGFQDWGLKAAQARGDWDDTRALIERGQDAIIDEIKASGLRGRGGAGFPTGLKWSFMPKESKDGRPSFLVINADESEPGSCKDREIIRHDPHKLVEGALVAGFAMRARAAYIYIRGEYIREAETLQAAIDQAYDAGLIGRNACGSGYDFDVFMHRGAGAYICGEETAMIESLEGKKGQPRLKPPFPAGAGLYGCPTTVNNVESIAVVPTILRRGASWFSSFGRENNAGTKLFQISGHVEKPCVVEEAMSIPFRELIEKHCGGIRGGWDNLLAVIPGGSSVPLVPAEQIMDAPMDFDGLKELGSGLGTAAVIVMDKSTDIVRAISRISYFYKHESCGQCTPCREGTGWMWRVMERLRTGDAAIEEIDMLHDVTKQVEGHTICALGDAAAWPIQGLIRHFRPELERRIIEHNAQFQEAAE